Genomic segment of Mesotoga sp. UBA6090:
CCTTCTTGTTGTCAAAGACCTTTCCTTGAGGAGAAGGGTAGATTGTGTATGGCCTGCTACCTTCTGTAAAACGACTCGCAACTGCCCTTAGAATCGGCTCGGCCTTCATAACCAGACCGCTTCCTCCGCCGAATGGATAGTCGTCGGTAGTCCTGTGCCGATCATTTGTGAAATCTCGAATATCTACGGCTTCAAAAACGATTATCTCATTCTCTATCGCTCTAGAAATTACACCCCAGCTAAAAATCGTTTCGAAAAGCCTCGGGAATATAGTCAAAACATCTATCCTCATTCAGGCTTAACCTCTTCAAATTCCAAAGACCTCGCAATAATCGTCTTATCATCAAAGTTTAGCTCGATAATACAGTCTCTTATCATAGGAATTAGTTCTTCTCGGATCGAAAAGTCTTTCTCGGTGTGAACAACAACCATTACATCATTCGAACCAGTTTCAATGATATCGTCTACGATACCAATGAAGCCCCTATTCTCATCAAAAACTTTGCAACCAAGAACCTGAAAGTAATAATACTCTCCTTCTCTCAGTTCTGGCAAGATCTGGACTTCGATGTAGAGATGAAAGCCAGCAAACCTTTCTGCCTGAGCCATCGAATTGATGCCCTCGAAATGCAGAATCCATCCTTTTGTTGCTCTACGGGCTCTGTCGATCGAAGCTGTGAAATGTGAGCTCGTTTTCTCGTTGTAGAGAAGAACCTTCCCAACGTCCCTGAAGGCATCTTCATCTTCAAGGGAAACTTTCACCTTCATTTCGCCGTGAAGACCGTGAGGCTTTACTATCCGCCCGATAGGAATCATGTCTTCCAGAATATCGTCTTTCAAATCG
This window contains:
- the rimM gene encoding ribosome maturation factor RimM (Essential for efficient processing of 16S rRNA), which codes for MSDLKDDILEDMIPIGRIVKPHGLHGEMKVKVSLEDEDAFRDVGKVLLYNEKTSSHFTASIDRARRATKGWILHFEGINSMAQAERFAGFHLYIEVQILPELREGEYYYFQVLGCKVFDENRGFIGIVDDIIETGSNDVMVVVHTEKDFSIREELIPMIRDCIIELNFDDKTIIARSLEFEEVKPE